DNA from Pontibacter deserti:
ACGTGTACATAAAAGAGCCGCATTTCGAGAGCTATGAGCCAAGCGATAACGGGAAATATCCGCTGGATTATGTACAGGGCCTGTATATTAAAGAAGGCATAGGTGTGATTAATTTTTATACTTATAGAGGCAAGCAGATAGATATAACAATAGAATAGCTAATACGCTAAAAACTCTTATTTTTACCTGAAGCTATAACCCGATTTACCTTGACTACGCCAAAACCTATACTTAAAGTAACTGACCTGGAAACTGTTTTCTCCACGCACCGCGGCACTACCAAAGCTGTGGACAAGGTATCGTTTGAGGTATACCCTGGCGAAACAGTAGCTATAGTTGGGGAGTCAGGTTCAGGTAAGTCGGTAACGTCGCTCTCGGTAATGCGGCTTATCAATACACCACCGGGTAGAATAGCAGGAGGTACCGCTATTTTCCAGTCAGAGAAGTTCGGGGAAGTAGACTTGTTTCAGTTGCCGGAAAAGCAGATGCAGCAGATCCGTGGGAATGATATTTCGATGATCTTCCAGGAGCCGATGTCGTCGCTGAACCCGGTTTATACCTGTGGAAAACAAGTAGCGGAAGTGTTGCTGCTACACAGGGATATTTCAGAAAAAGAAGCCAAGGAACGAACTATAGCCCTTTTTGAGAAAGCTAAGCTTCCGCGACCAGAGAAAATTTACGACGCTTATCCACATGAAATTTCAGGTGGGCAGAAGCAGCGTGTAATGATTGCCATGGCCATGGCCTGTGAGCCCAGCATACTAATAGCCGATGAGCCAACCACTGCCCTGGATGTAACGGTGCAGGCACGCATGCTGCAGTTGATCGATGAGCTACGTGTAAAAGAAAACACAGCCGTTCTGTTCATTACCCACGACTTAGGTGTAGTGGCCGAAATTGCCGATCGCATATTGGTGATGTATAAAGGCAAAGTGGTAGAGCAGGGTAATGTGCTGGATATCTTTACCAATCCGCAGCACCCTTATACCAAAGGCTTACTCGCCTGCCGACCAAAGTTATCTGCCAAGCCACAGTCTATACTTCCAACAGTTTCGGATTTCATGCTGGAAGACGAGTTTGGTAACATCATCGAGCGAAAGAAAGAAGTTGTGGAGCCATCGCTGGTTGATGTAGTGAATAGCTATGTTGGCACCGTTACCGATATAAAACACCAGCAGGAAAATAAGCAGAAGCCACCCTTACTAAAGGTAGAGAACCTGAAAGTATACTTCCCGATAAAGAAAGGCTTCTTTGGCCGTACCACAGATTATGTAAAAGCTGTGGATGGGGTTAGCTTTAATGTAAAACCCGGCGAAACAATTGGTTTGGTAGGAGAATCGGGTTGTGGTAAAACTACATTGGGTCGGGCCTTGCTTCGTTTAG
Protein-coding regions in this window:
- a CDS encoding ABC transporter ATP-binding protein, which produces MTTPKPILKVTDLETVFSTHRGTTKAVDKVSFEVYPGETVAIVGESGSGKSVTSLSVMRLINTPPGRIAGGTAIFQSEKFGEVDLFQLPEKQMQQIRGNDISMIFQEPMSSLNPVYTCGKQVAEVLLLHRDISEKEAKERTIALFEKAKLPRPEKIYDAYPHEISGGQKQRVMIAMAMACEPSILIADEPTTALDVTVQARMLQLIDELRVKENTAVLFITHDLGVVAEIADRILVMYKGKVVEQGNVLDIFTNPQHPYTKGLLACRPKLSAKPQSILPTVSDFMLEDEFGNIIERKKEVVEPSLVDVVNSYVGTVTDIKHQQENKQKPPLLKVENLKVYFPIKKGFFGRTTDYVKAVDGVSFNVKPGETIGLVGESGCGKTTLGRALLRLVEPTEGSIIFNGRDIAQLSSEELRKSRRDFQMIFQDPYASLNPMHTVGEAIMEPMRVHKLYASDKERKAKTMELLDKVGLTAEHFQRYPHEFSGGQRQRISIARALALQPKCIICDESVSALDVSVQAQVLNLLNQLKHEFQMTYIFITHDLSVAKYMSDRILVMSKGQIVESGTPQQLYLNPQQEYTRTLISAIPKGEPEDIIRAQEKRDLMKAGQL